Proteins from a single region of Manis javanica isolate MJ-LG chromosome 5, MJ_LKY, whole genome shotgun sequence:
- the UBE2D3 gene encoding ubiquitin-conjugating enzyme E2 D3 isoform X5, with amino-acid sequence MFHWQATIMGPNDSPYQGGVFFLTIHFPTDYPFKPPKVAFTTRIYHPNINSNGSICLDILRSQWSPALTISKVLLSICSLLCDPNPDDPLVPEIARIYKTDRDKYNRLAREWTEKYAML; translated from the exons aaTGACAGCCCATATCAAGGCGGTGTATTCTTTTTGACAATTCATTTTCCTACAGACTACCCCTTCAAACCACCTAag gttgCATTTACAACAAGAATTTATCATCCAAATATTAACAGTAATGGCAGCATTTGTCTCGATATTCTAAGATCACAGTGGTCTCCTGCTTTAACTATTTCTAAAG TTCTTTTATCCATTTGTTCACTGCTATGTGATCCAAACCCAGATGACCCCCTAGTGCCAGAGATTGCACGGATCTATAAGACAGACAGAGATAA GTACAATAGGTTAGCAAGAGAGTGGACAGAGAAATACGCTATGTTGTAG
- the UBE2D3 gene encoding ubiquitin-conjugating enzyme E2 D3 isoform X4 has translation MLPPVANILVCQWPESLVENDSPYQGGVFFLTIHFPTDYPFKPPKVAFTTRIYHPNINSNGSICLDILRSQWSPALTISKVLLSICSLLCDPNPDDPLVPEIARIYKTDRDKYNRLAREWTEKYAML, from the exons ATGTTACCTCCAGTAGCTAACATTTTGGTTTGCCAGTGGCCAGAAAGCCTTGTTGAG aaTGACAGCCCATATCAAGGCGGTGTATTCTTTTTGACAATTCATTTTCCTACAGACTACCCCTTCAAACCACCTAag gttgCATTTACAACAAGAATTTATCATCCAAATATTAACAGTAATGGCAGCATTTGTCTCGATATTCTAAGATCACAGTGGTCTCCTGCTTTAACTATTTCTAAAG TTCTTTTATCCATTTGTTCACTGCTATGTGATCCAAACCCAGATGACCCCCTAGTGCCAGAGATTGCACGGATCTATAAGACAGACAGAGATAA GTACAATAGGTTAGCAAGAGAGTGGACAGAGAAATACGCTATGTTGTAG